In Mycetocola spongiae, the genomic stretch CACGGTCGCCGGTCGCCCGCTGGTGATCGTGGGCACCAACCAGGCCGCACGCGATGCCGGTATCGCCGCGGGGGCACTCGTGAAGATTGCCAGCGGTGTACTCGGTGGCGGCGGGGGCGGCAAGCCCGACCTCGCCCAGGGTGGCGGGTCAAACCCCGAGGCGATCCCGGCGGCACTGGCCGCCATTACCGAGCAGATCGGGCGTTAGTGGTCCAGACGGGTTTCCGGCCGGGCGTTCGCGTGGGCATCGATGTGGGCAAGGCCCGCATCGGTGTCGCGCGCTCGGATCGCGACGGGCTCCTGGCGACCCCGATCGAGACCGTGGCGCGCGCGGAGGACGGCTCCGATATCACCACGATTTGCGGCCATCTGGCGGAGCTCTCGCCGGTGGAAATCGTGATCGGCCTGCCGCTCTCGCTTTCCGGCGCGGAGACACCCTCGACCGCCGATGCGCGCGCTTTTGCCGCGCAGCTGGCCGCAACCACCCCGATCCCCGTGCGGCTCGTGGATGAGCGCCTGTCCACCGTGACGGCGCACTCGGCGATGCGCAGCGCCGGAAAATCGCAAAAAAAGTCCCGCTCCGTGATTGATCAGGTGGCGGCCGTAATCATTCTTCAGCACGCACTCGACACCGAGCGTGGCCGCGGTGTTCCCCCGGGTGAGCTGCTGACCATTGACGAAGGAGCCTAACCGGTGCCCGAGCAGAACGATCCGCTGGACGAGGCATTTGCCGCCCTCACCGGCGAGCTTCCCCGCGTTGCCCCGCCCGCGGCGGAACCCGAGCCCGATCTCCCGCCGCCCACGTCGCGGCGCGAGGCCCGGGAGCGCGCGGTTATCGCCGAGTCCCGCGCCCAGCGCCGCGCCGAGGCCGAGGCGGCGCTCGAGCAAAACGCCACCGTGGCCGTGAAGCCGCGCCGCCGCCGCCGGGCACTGATCGTGACCCTGATCAGCATCCTCGTGGTGGTGGGTCTGGGGACCGCCGTGACGATCACCTGGAACTCGTTTATGCCGCAGCTGATCGAGAAATTCTCCAATGCCGCGCCCGAGGACTATCAGGGTTCCGGCGAGGGACAGGTCACCGTCTCGATCGCCGAGGGAGATGACGGCACCGCCGTGGCCCGTTCGCTGCATGCCGCGGGCGTGACCGCCTCGGTGGACGCGTTTTATCGCCTGCTGCTTTCTACGCCCGAGGAACCGGTATTCCACCCGGGCCTCTACTCGCTGCGCACCAAGATG encodes the following:
- the ruvX gene encoding Holliday junction resolvase RuvX, producing MVQTGFRPGVRVGIDVGKARIGVARSDRDGLLATPIETVARAEDGSDITTICGHLAELSPVEIVIGLPLSLSGAETPSTADARAFAAQLAATTPIPVRLVDERLSTVTAHSAMRSAGKSQKKSRSVIDQVAAVIILQHALDTERGRGVPPGELLTIDEGA